A region of the Synechococcus sp. PCC 7502 genome:
ATTTGATAATATTCTCCAAGCACATAACTTCTTTAACCGACTAGATCAATCCTTAGACCAGATTAAACAGCAAGCATTACGACAAGGGCTAGACCTAGCAAGTATAGATGCAGTTTTATTAGTTGGGGGTACGGCTCAAATTCCCGCAGTTCATAACTGGATCAAGCAATATTTCCCACCCCAAAAGATCAAATCCCATAAACCCTTTGAAGCGATCGCCCACGGTGCCTTAAATCAAAATTTTCAACTCCAAGATTTTCTTTATCACAGCTATGGGGTGCGCTATTGGGATAAACGCTATCGTCAACACAACTGGCATCCCATTATTAAATCGGGTGCAGCCTATCCCACAGAACCAATCGAACTAGTTTTGGGGGCATCACAGCTAGATCAACCTAGTATTGAATTAGTAATTGGAGAATTGGGAGAAACTAGCTTAGAAGTATATTTTGAAGGCGATCGCCTAATTACACGCCTACTTAAACAGTCGCAAACTGTCGCCCAAAAACTAAATGAACAGGTCATAACTCCTCTTGATCCCCTTGGACAGCCGGGTAGCGATCGGCTAAAGGTATCATTTCAAGTTAATGCCCAACGCACTTTATGTATTTCGATTGAAGACCTATTAACTAAGCAATTAATTTTGCAGAATCAACCAGTAGTAAAATTAGTATAGTAAGTCACTTGGCATACATCCTATTTCCCTAAAAGATGTTATTTTTTTTGACTAATATCTGTTTAATATCTATAAAAGATATTGCTTTATCATCCTCATTGTCTAATTTTTTCACTATTTACAACCTTGATTTAGATTCACCTAAACCTTAAATTTGACCTAGATGCCAGCTAATATCTCTAATCAATCTAGTCAAACCATAAAATTACTGAGGGCTTACCATCGTTCCCAGTCTCTAACGTCACAGGTGCAATTAAAAGCAAAAATCATTCAATTAAATTTAGACCTTGTGCAGCAAGTCCTCAAAAGTTCAACTCAGCCGCAAGATAATTCCCAAGAAGATTTTGTCCAAGCAGGATTACAAGGATTAGCCCATGCCGTAGAAAGTTTTGATCCCGATAATTGTAAGCAACCATTTAGAGCTTTCGCAACTCCGTACATTCATCAGTATGTACAAAACTATGCAGGAGAAATATTAGAACAGGCTTTAGAGGAGCAAGTACAGACCCATAAAATTCTGAGTGACGATACCCCATCTGGCATTCTTAAGGCTGAAACCCTAGTTGTATTTGAACTCTATCGTAAGGAACCAACTCACGCCCTGCGCGATCGTATTGTGAAATTAAATATCGGACTAGTCAAAAAAGAAGCACACCATTGGTCTAATCAATGTACAGAGAATTATGATGACTTGCTTCAAGTTGGTTCTATGGGACTATTGCGAGCAATTGATCGGTTTGATATGGATAAGGGTTATGCCTTTAGTACTTTTGCTGTTCCATACATTCGCGGGGAAATTCAGCATTATCTGCGAGATAAAAGTCCCACCCTAAAAATGCCAAGACAATGGTTAGCATTGTATAACCAAGGTTGTAAAACCATACGGACATTACGACCAAAACTTAATCGAGATGCCACTGACCAAGAAATTGCAGAGGTTTTGGGTATAAAAGTAACTGAATGGCAGGAAATAAAACTTGCCTGTAAAAACAGATCACCATTAAGCCTAGATGCGCCAGTTAACGAAGAAGAAGAGGGGTTTACCTCCCTAGGAGAATTAGTTCAGGATCATCAGTACAGAAGCTTTCAGTTGGCACAAGAGGATAGTATC
Encoded here:
- a CDS encoding sigma-70 family RNA polymerase sigma factor → MPANISNQSSQTIKLLRAYHRSQSLTSQVQLKAKIIQLNLDLVQQVLKSSTQPQDNSQEDFVQAGLQGLAHAVESFDPDNCKQPFRAFATPYIHQYVQNYAGEILEQALEEQVQTHKILSDDTPSGILKAETLVVFELYRKEPTHALRDRIVKLNIGLVKKEAHHWSNQCTENYDDLLQVGSMGLLRAIDRFDMDKGYAFSTFAVPYIRGEIQHYLRDKSPTLKMPRQWLALYNQGCKTIRTLRPKLNRDATDQEIAEVLGIKVTEWQEIKLACKNRSPLSLDAPVNEEEEGFTSLGELVQDHQYRSFQLAQEDSIRLHQALAHLEDRTREVVEFVFLKEFTHREVAEILGISAVTVSRQVKKGITLLKQIMITPLD